Proteins from a genomic interval of Pan paniscus chromosome Y, NHGRI_mPanPan1-v2.0_pri, whole genome shotgun sequence:
- the LOC129395770 gene encoding RNA-binding motif protein, Y chromosome, family 1 member F/J-like isoform X3, producing MSPLYECKMFSYILVLLIKDRTSKSRGFAFITFENPADAKNAAKDMNGKSLDGKAIKVEQAKKPSFQSDGRRRPPASSRTRSPSGSLRSARGSSGGTRGWLPSHEGHLDDGGYTPDLKMSYSRGLTPVKRGPSSRSGGPPLKKSAPSAVARSSSWMGSQGPMSQRRENYGVPPRRGTISSWRNDRMSPRYDGYATNDGNHPSCQETRDYAPPSRGYAYCDNGHSNRDEHSSRGYRNHRSSRETRDYAPPSRGHAYRDCGHSRRHETYSRGYRNHRGSRETRDYPPPSRGHAYHDYGHSRRHESYSRAYSYHDGYGEALGRDHSEHLRGSSYRDAFQGYGTSHDAPPARGPRMSYGGSTCHAYSNTRDRYGRSWESYSRSCGDFHYCDREHVCRKDQRNPPSLGRVLPDPREAYGSSSYVASIVDGGESRSEKGDSSRY from the exons ATGAGTCcattatatgaatgtaaaatgttttcatatattttagttcttttgataAAGGATCGAACCAGCAAATCCAGAGGCTTTGCATTTATTACTTTTGAGAACCCTGCAGATGCTAAGAATGCTGCCAAAGATATGAATGGAAAG TCTTTGGatggaaaagcaataaaagtagaACAAGCCAAGAAACCATCTTTTCAAAGTGATGGTAGGCGGAGACCACCAGCTTCTTCGAGAACCAGAAGCCCTTCAGGAAGTCTGAGATCTGCAAGAGGAAGCAGTGGAGGAACAAGAGGGTGGCTTCCCTCACATGAAGGACACCtgg atgatggtggatacactcctgatctcaagatgaGTTATTCTAGGggactcactccagttaaaagagGTCCATCTTCAAGAAGTGGAGGTCCTCCTCTGAAAAAATCTGCTCCTTCTGCTGTGGCAAGAAGCAGTAGTTGGATGGGAAGCCAAG GTCCCATGTCACAAAGAAGAGAGAATTATGGAGTTCCTCCACGCAGAGGGACAATATCTTCCTGGAGAAATGATCGCATGTCACCAAGATATGATGGTTATGCAACTAACGATgg AAATCATCCAAGTTGCCAAGAAAcgagggattatgctccaccatctagaggctatGCATACTGTGATAATGGTCATTCTAAtcgggatgaacattcctctagaggatatag aaatcatcgaagttcccgagaaactagggattatgctccaccatctagaggccatGCATACCGTGACTGTGGTCATTCTCGTCGGCATGAAACTTATTCcagaggatatag aaatcatcgaggttcccgagaaactagggattatcctccaccatctagaggccatGCTTAccatgattatggtcattctcGTCGGCATGAAAGTTATTCTAGAGCATAtag ttatCACGATGGCTACGGTGAGGCCCTTGGTAGAGATCATTCTGAACATCTACGTGGAAGTTCTTATAGAGATGCATTTCAGGGATACG GGACGTCTCATGATGCACCACCTGCACGAGGGCCTCGGATGTCTTATGGTGGAAGCACCTGCCATGCATATAGTAATACACGAGATAGATATGGCAGAAGTTGGGAGAGTTACTCAAGGAGCTGTGGTGATTTTCATTATTGTGATCGTGAGCATGTTTGCAGAAAAGACCAAAGGAATCCGCCTTCTCTGGGTAGGGTGCTCCCTGATCCTCGTGAAGCATATGGTAGCTCAAGTTATGTGGCATCTATAGTAGATGGTGGGGAGAGTCGATCTGAAAAAGGAGACTCGAGCAGATATTAA
- the LOC129395770 gene encoding RNA-binding motif protein, Y chromosome, family 1 member F/J-like isoform X1: MVEADHPGKLFIGGLNRETNEKMLKAVFGKHGPISEVLLIKDRTSKSRGFAFITFENPADAKNAAKDMNGKSLDGKAIKVEQAKKPSFQSDGRRRPPASSRTRSPSGSLRSARGSSGGTRGWLPSHEGHLDDGGYTPDLKMSYSRGLTPVKRGPSSRSGGPPLKKSAPSAVARSSSWMGSQGPMSQRRENYGVPPRRGTISSWRNDRMSPRYDGYATNDGNHPSCQETRDYAPPSRGYAYCDNGHSNRDEHSSRGYRNHRSSRETRDYAPPSRGHAYRDCGHSRRHETYSRGYRNHRGSRETRDYPPPSRGHAYHDYGHSRRHESYSRAYRNSPSSRETRDYTPPPRDYAYRDYGHSSWDEHSSRGYSYHDGYGEALGRDHSEHLRGSSYRDAFQGYGTSHDAPPARGPRMSYGGSTCHAYSNTRDRYGRSWESYSRSCGDFHYCDREHVCRKDQRNPPSLGRVLPDPREAYGSSSYVASIVDGGESRSEKGDSSRY; the protein is encoded by the exons ATGGTAGAAGCAGATCATCCTGGCAAGCTTTTCATTGGTGGCCTCAATAGAGAAACCAATGAGAAGATGCTTAAAGCAGTATTTGGGAAACATGGTCCCATATCAGAAG ttcttttgataAAGGATCGAACCAGCAAATCCAGAGGCTTTGCATTTATTACTTTTGAGAACCCTGCAGATGCTAAGAATGCTGCCAAAGATATGAATGGAAAG TCTTTGGatggaaaagcaataaaagtagaACAAGCCAAGAAACCATCTTTTCAAAGTGATGGTAGGCGGAGACCACCAGCTTCTTCGAGAACCAGAAGCCCTTCAGGAAGTCTGAGATCTGCAAGAGGAAGCAGTGGAGGAACAAGAGGGTGGCTTCCCTCACATGAAGGACACCtgg atgatggtggatacactcctgatctcaagatgaGTTATTCTAGGggactcactccagttaaaagagGTCCATCTTCAAGAAGTGGAGGTCCTCCTCTGAAAAAATCTGCTCCTTCTGCTGTGGCAAGAAGCAGTAGTTGGATGGGAAGCCAAG GTCCCATGTCACAAAGAAGAGAGAATTATGGAGTTCCTCCACGCAGAGGGACAATATCTTCCTGGAGAAATGATCGCATGTCACCAAGATATGATGGTTATGCAACTAACGATgg AAATCATCCAAGTTGCCAAGAAAcgagggattatgctccaccatctagaggctatGCATACTGTGATAATGGTCATTCTAAtcgggatgaacattcctctagaggatatag aaatcatcgaagttcccgagaaactagggattatgctccaccatctagaggccatGCATACCGTGACTGTGGTCATTCTCGTCGGCATGAAACTTATTCcagaggatatag aaatcatcgaggttcccgagaaactagggattatcctccaccatctagaggccatGCTTAccatgattatggtcattctcGTCGGCATGAAAGTTATTCTAGAGCATAtag AAATAGTCCAAGTTCCCGAGAAACCAGGGATTATACTCCACCACCTAGAGACTATGCATAccgtgattatggtcattctagttgggatgaacattcctctagaggatatag ttatCACGATGGCTACGGTGAGGCCCTTGGTAGAGATCATTCTGAACATCTACGTGGAAGTTCTTATAGAGATGCATTTCAGGGATACG GGACGTCTCATGATGCACCACCTGCACGAGGGCCTCGGATGTCTTATGGTGGAAGCACCTGCCATGCATATAGTAATACACGAGATAGATATGGCAGAAGTTGGGAGAGTTACTCAAGGAGCTGTGGTGATTTTCATTATTGTGATCGTGAGCATGTTTGCAGAAAAGACCAAAGGAATCCGCCTTCTCTGGGTAGGGTGCTCCCTGATCCTCGTGAAGCATATGGTAGCTCAAGTTATGTGGCATCTATAGTAGATGGTGGGGAGAGTCGATCTGAAAAAGGAGACTCGAGCAGATATTAA
- the LOC129395770 gene encoding RNA-binding motif protein, Y chromosome, family 1 member F/J-like isoform X2: MVEADHPGKLFIGGLNRETNEKMLKAVFGKHGPISEVLLIKDRTSKSRGFAFITFENPADAKNAAKDMNGKSLDGKAIKVEQAKKPSFQSDGRRRPPASSRTRSPSGSLRSARGSSGGTRGWLPSHEGHLDDGGYTPDLKMSYSRGLTPVKRGPSSRSGGPPLKKSAPSAVARSSSWMGSQGPMSQRRENYGVPPRRGTISSWRNDRMSPRYDGYATNDGNHPSCQETRDYAPPSRGYAYCDNGHSNRDEHSSRGYRNHRSSRETRDYAPPSRGHAYRDCGHSRRHETYSRGYRNHRGSRETRDYPPPSRGHAYHDYGHSRRHESYSRAYSYHDGYGEALGRDHSEHLRGSSYRDAFQGYGTSHDAPPARGPRMSYGGSTCHAYSNTRDRYGRSWESYSRSCGDFHYCDREHVCRKDQRNPPSLGRVLPDPREAYGSSSYVASIVDGGESRSEKGDSSRY, translated from the exons ATGGTAGAAGCAGATCATCCTGGCAAGCTTTTCATTGGTGGCCTCAATAGAGAAACCAATGAGAAGATGCTTAAAGCAGTATTTGGGAAACATGGTCCCATATCAGAAG ttcttttgataAAGGATCGAACCAGCAAATCCAGAGGCTTTGCATTTATTACTTTTGAGAACCCTGCAGATGCTAAGAATGCTGCCAAAGATATGAATGGAAAG TCTTTGGatggaaaagcaataaaagtagaACAAGCCAAGAAACCATCTTTTCAAAGTGATGGTAGGCGGAGACCACCAGCTTCTTCGAGAACCAGAAGCCCTTCAGGAAGTCTGAGATCTGCAAGAGGAAGCAGTGGAGGAACAAGAGGGTGGCTTCCCTCACATGAAGGACACCtgg atgatggtggatacactcctgatctcaagatgaGTTATTCTAGGggactcactccagttaaaagagGTCCATCTTCAAGAAGTGGAGGTCCTCCTCTGAAAAAATCTGCTCCTTCTGCTGTGGCAAGAAGCAGTAGTTGGATGGGAAGCCAAG GTCCCATGTCACAAAGAAGAGAGAATTATGGAGTTCCTCCACGCAGAGGGACAATATCTTCCTGGAGAAATGATCGCATGTCACCAAGATATGATGGTTATGCAACTAACGATgg AAATCATCCAAGTTGCCAAGAAAcgagggattatgctccaccatctagaggctatGCATACTGTGATAATGGTCATTCTAAtcgggatgaacattcctctagaggatatag aaatcatcgaagttcccgagaaactagggattatgctccaccatctagaggccatGCATACCGTGACTGTGGTCATTCTCGTCGGCATGAAACTTATTCcagaggatatag aaatcatcgaggttcccgagaaactagggattatcctccaccatctagaggccatGCTTAccatgattatggtcattctcGTCGGCATGAAAGTTATTCTAGAGCATAtag ttatCACGATGGCTACGGTGAGGCCCTTGGTAGAGATCATTCTGAACATCTACGTGGAAGTTCTTATAGAGATGCATTTCAGGGATACG GGACGTCTCATGATGCACCACCTGCACGAGGGCCTCGGATGTCTTATGGTGGAAGCACCTGCCATGCATATAGTAATACACGAGATAGATATGGCAGAAGTTGGGAGAGTTACTCAAGGAGCTGTGGTGATTTTCATTATTGTGATCGTGAGCATGTTTGCAGAAAAGACCAAAGGAATCCGCCTTCTCTGGGTAGGGTGCTCCCTGATCCTCGTGAAGCATATGGTAGCTCAAGTTATGTGGCATCTATAGTAGATGGTGGGGAGAGTCGATCTGAAAAAGGAGACTCGAGCAGATATTAA
- the LOC129395770 gene encoding RNA-binding motif protein, Y chromosome, family 1 member F/J-like isoform X4, which yields MRRCLKQYLGNMVPYQKDRTSKSRGFAFITFENPADAKNAAKDMNGKSLDGKAIKVEQAKKPSFQSDGRRRPPASSRTRSPSGSLRSARGSSGGTRGWLPSHEGHLDDGGYTPDLKMSYSRGLTPVKRGPSSRSGGPPLKKSAPSAVARSSSWMGSQGPMSQRRENYGVPPRRGTISSWRNDRMSPRYDGYATNDGNHPSCQETRDYAPPSRGYAYCDNGHSNRDEHSSRGYRNHRSSRETRDYAPPSRGHAYRDCGHSRRHETYSRGYRNHRGSRETRDYPPPSRGHAYHDYGHSRRHESYSRAYSYHDGYGEALGRDHSEHLRGSSYRDAFQGYGTSHDAPPARGPRMSYGGSTCHAYSNTRDRYGRSWESYSRSCGDFHYCDREHVCRKDQRNPPSLGRVLPDPREAYGSSSYVASIVDGGESRSEKGDSSRY from the exons ATGAGAAGATGCTTAAAGCAGTATTTGGGAAACATGGTCCCATATCAGAAG GATCGAACCAGCAAATCCAGAGGCTTTGCATTTATTACTTTTGAGAACCCTGCAGATGCTAAGAATGCTGCCAAAGATATGAATGGAAAG TCTTTGGatggaaaagcaataaaagtagaACAAGCCAAGAAACCATCTTTTCAAAGTGATGGTAGGCGGAGACCACCAGCTTCTTCGAGAACCAGAAGCCCTTCAGGAAGTCTGAGATCTGCAAGAGGAAGCAGTGGAGGAACAAGAGGGTGGCTTCCCTCACATGAAGGACACCtgg atgatggtggatacactcctgatctcaagatgaGTTATTCTAGGggactcactccagttaaaagagGTCCATCTTCAAGAAGTGGAGGTCCTCCTCTGAAAAAATCTGCTCCTTCTGCTGTGGCAAGAAGCAGTAGTTGGATGGGAAGCCAAG GTCCCATGTCACAAAGAAGAGAGAATTATGGAGTTCCTCCACGCAGAGGGACAATATCTTCCTGGAGAAATGATCGCATGTCACCAAGATATGATGGTTATGCAACTAACGATgg AAATCATCCAAGTTGCCAAGAAAcgagggattatgctccaccatctagaggctatGCATACTGTGATAATGGTCATTCTAAtcgggatgaacattcctctagaggatatag aaatcatcgaagttcccgagaaactagggattatgctccaccatctagaggccatGCATACCGTGACTGTGGTCATTCTCGTCGGCATGAAACTTATTCcagaggatatag aaatcatcgaggttcccgagaaactagggattatcctccaccatctagaggccatGCTTAccatgattatggtcattctcGTCGGCATGAAAGTTATTCTAGAGCATAtag ttatCACGATGGCTACGGTGAGGCCCTTGGTAGAGATCATTCTGAACATCTACGTGGAAGTTCTTATAGAGATGCATTTCAGGGATACG GGACGTCTCATGATGCACCACCTGCACGAGGGCCTCGGATGTCTTATGGTGGAAGCACCTGCCATGCATATAGTAATACACGAGATAGATATGGCAGAAGTTGGGAGAGTTACTCAAGGAGCTGTGGTGATTTTCATTATTGTGATCGTGAGCATGTTTGCAGAAAAGACCAAAGGAATCCGCCTTCTCTGGGTAGGGTGCTCCCTGATCCTCGTGAAGCATATGGTAGCTCAAGTTATGTGGCATCTATAGTAGATGGTGGGGAGAGTCGATCTGAAAAAGGAGACTCGAGCAGATATTAA